From the genome of Mesorhizobium japonicum MAFF 303099, one region includes:
- a CDS encoding DUF5623 domain-containing protein codes for MSKTDVQPSSIEGIKRLAKAISKRDSISHNKALDTASQASGFGNFQHARRSLTAYSAESAPARHAVYISTFWRDGQTRTSGRETIRVFLTMPLDELIKPSQYRYAHKLGRFRRHASDHVIDEYRPDSANAALARTCGAARVLQFMDITGLRPSKARVEPRGGYSARLTGHDHGSVWYDPVAKHHVGADEPYAASVASKIAERNTWARQHNWSLAKPEWAGMYYPEGSSELYLYADASKGYSLDGLLKVLAKAPSPIVPENCARVATDDHAPFVTPGEKAEAEAKLARDVQRKAPSPRGPKTTVEYRLPLSGKRRRRPKAAMPVDAHVRIGTLLKGVLTDTRARAGVYKRVDAVRSELDDWVQCEHDRQAMSDAVFFDLYYGEHSAGGTSKAGEQHIENLRLAQSVLMQHYPDCAPLRELVGKIDLAVRSLEKLR; via the coding sequence ATGTCCAAGACAGATGTTCAGCCGTCCTCGATTGAGGGCATCAAGCGCCTTGCCAAGGCGATCTCAAAGCGAGATTCAATCTCGCATAACAAAGCCCTCGACACCGCGTCGCAGGCATCGGGCTTCGGCAATTTTCAGCATGCACGCCGATCGTTGACCGCGTATTCAGCGGAATCCGCTCCGGCGCGCCATGCCGTCTACATTTCCACTTTCTGGCGCGATGGCCAAACACGAACCTCCGGCCGTGAGACGATCCGGGTATTCTTAACAATGCCACTCGATGAGCTGATCAAGCCATCTCAGTATCGATATGCTCATAAGCTCGGTCGTTTCCGGCGCCATGCCTCGGACCATGTGATCGATGAATACAGGCCAGACTCGGCGAACGCGGCGCTGGCGCGTACATGCGGGGCTGCAAGGGTATTGCAGTTCATGGATATCACCGGACTGCGGCCATCCAAAGCGCGCGTCGAACCCCGAGGGGGGTATTCGGCCCGCCTGACTGGACATGATCATGGAAGTGTCTGGTACGATCCAGTCGCAAAACATCACGTCGGAGCCGACGAACCTTACGCAGCGAGTGTCGCGTCGAAAATTGCCGAGCGCAATACCTGGGCGCGGCAACACAACTGGTCGCTTGCAAAACCGGAATGGGCGGGGATGTACTATCCGGAAGGCAGCAGTGAACTCTATCTGTATGCCGACGCATCGAAGGGATATTCGCTGGATGGGCTCCTCAAGGTGCTTGCCAAAGCCCCTTCACCTATCGTGCCCGAGAATTGTGCCAGGGTCGCCACCGATGATCACGCTCCTTTTGTGACTCCGGGAGAGAAGGCGGAGGCCGAGGCGAAGCTCGCGAGAGACGTCCAACGAAAGGCGCCCTCGCCACGTGGTCCCAAAACCACTGTCGAGTACCGGCTGCCGCTCAGCGGCAAGCGGCGCCGGCGTCCGAAGGCGGCGATGCCTGTGGACGCGCATGTCAGGATAGGCACCCTGCTGAAGGGTGTGCTTACCGACACGCGAGCGCGCGCCGGCGTGTACAAGCGCGTTGATGCAGTCCGAAGCGAGCTTGATGACTGGGTTCAATGCGAACACGATCGGCAGGCTATGTCCGATGCCGTGTTTTTCGACCTCTATTACGGAGAGCATTCCGCGGGAGGAACGTCAAAAGCTGGCGAACAGCACATCGAGAACCTGCGCCTCGCACAGTCGGTGCTGATGCAGCACTATCCGGATTGTGCGCCGTTGAGGGAACTCGTAGGGAAAATCGATCTTGCTGTCCGATCGCTCGAGAAGCTGCGGTAA
- a CDS encoding TniB family NTP-binding protein: MSTDNVHLTQAAKDLLGEPDIVRVRAIQARRWIFYPRAKQALDRLNLLIDHPRGTRMPSVAIYGDSGMGKTMILEKFCDNNPARFDPTTGVQTIPVLAIEMTGKPGERRLYAGILAALGAPQAPRADIVQMEQAALRLLKTVGVHVLVIDEVHNILAGSYREQRVVLNTLRFLSNRLQISLVCFGVIEAREAISGDVQLARRFGELTLNRWAANEQFEALVSSILRNMPLRRPTVLTPKSLRRILQISGGITANIFQAITSLSAESIESGLEHITDEAVESWRPPVTETAYA; the protein is encoded by the coding sequence TTGAGCACGGATAACGTCCATCTGACGCAGGCGGCCAAAGACCTCCTAGGCGAGCCTGATATTGTGCGAGTTCGCGCAATTCAGGCTCGGCGCTGGATTTTTTATCCGCGCGCCAAGCAGGCGCTCGATCGTCTCAACCTGCTGATCGACCATCCTCGCGGCACGCGCATGCCCTCGGTGGCCATCTACGGCGACAGTGGTATGGGCAAGACGATGATCCTGGAAAAATTCTGCGACAACAACCCCGCCCGTTTTGATCCGACGACCGGCGTACAGACTATACCGGTCCTGGCAATCGAGATGACCGGGAAGCCAGGTGAGCGCCGTTTATATGCCGGCATTCTGGCTGCACTTGGCGCGCCACAGGCACCCCGCGCCGACATCGTACAGATGGAGCAAGCGGCGTTGCGGCTTCTGAAAACGGTCGGCGTCCACGTTCTTGTGATCGATGAAGTACATAACATTCTCGCCGGCTCGTACCGCGAACAGCGGGTCGTGCTGAACACGCTGCGATTTCTCAGCAATCGGCTTCAGATCTCCCTCGTTTGCTTCGGCGTTATCGAAGCGCGCGAAGCGATAAGTGGCGACGTACAGCTTGCCCGCCGATTCGGCGAGCTGACCTTGAATAGGTGGGCGGCCAACGAACAGTTCGAAGCACTAGTTTCGTCCATTTTGCGGAATATGCCGCTTCGCCGACCGACGGTGCTGACGCCGAAATCTCTACGCCGAATTCTGCAGATCAGCGGCGGCATCACTGCAAATATTTTCCAGGCGATCACGAGCCTGTCCGCCGAGTCGATCGAGAGCGGCTTAGAGCATATCACCGATGAAGCTGTGGAAAGTTGGCGGCCGCCAGTTACCGAAACAGCATACGCATGA
- a CDS encoding TniQ family protein yields MIRELNGTRPLSVILKPVPDELLSSWITRHADFYGVPPLTMLRHALPEATSLRQTDTNLGPTAAVHIARLFRSQSSTILAMTTSGFPQSAARLVAPRVIQCCVACSEQNSLRGASTAVQRSWIEGWRITCPVCRQRQQGTREGASALPSTSSPFEDLWVNAVHGEELIDKSLRGASVGGVSPIDIARLLLIRRCPKRSRHQASTRHSTILGAVVQGFDELVAEQGLPRPTIARPILPIGLRMALLAGISIVYEAGPTLVSELKRQTLGPHYTRFVAIGAGMSASRNSQPLQVN; encoded by the coding sequence ATGATCCGAGAGCTCAACGGCACACGGCCACTTTCAGTCATTCTCAAACCCGTCCCAGATGAGCTCCTGTCGTCGTGGATCACGCGCCATGCCGATTTCTATGGTGTTCCACCGCTCACGATGCTTCGCCATGCCCTTCCTGAGGCAACATCTTTGCGGCAAACCGATACAAACTTGGGGCCAACCGCCGCCGTTCACATTGCGAGGCTGTTTCGATCCCAATCTTCGACAATCTTGGCAATGACCACGTCTGGGTTCCCACAATCGGCAGCGCGGCTCGTCGCGCCACGCGTCATTCAATGCTGCGTCGCCTGCTCCGAGCAAAACAGCTTGCGAGGTGCCTCAACTGCGGTACAGCGAAGCTGGATCGAGGGTTGGCGGATAACCTGTCCCGTTTGCAGGCAACGGCAGCAAGGAACGAGGGAGGGGGCATCTGCCCTCCCAAGCACGTCATCGCCGTTCGAGGATCTTTGGGTAAATGCCGTCCATGGGGAGGAGCTCATCGATAAGTCGCTGCGGGGAGCATCTGTCGGTGGGGTATCGCCAATCGATATCGCCCGGTTGCTGCTCATCAGACGATGCCCAAAGCGCTCCCGTCATCAGGCATCGACACGCCACTCCACCATCCTTGGCGCCGTCGTTCAAGGTTTCGATGAGCTTGTAGCCGAACAGGGTCTCCCAAGACCTACGATTGCAAGACCCATCTTGCCTATCGGACTTCGCATGGCGCTGCTCGCTGGTATCTCAATCGTCTATGAGGCAGGGCCCACGTTAGTCTCCGAACTCAAGCGCCAAACGCTTGGGCCCCATTACACGCGATTCGTTGCAATCGGCGCCGGCATGTCGGCTTCGAGAAACTCTCAGCCGCTGCAGGTGAATTGA
- the nadC gene encoding carboxylating nicotinate-nucleotide diphosphorylase, with product MNLSPLPVIMLEPLVRAALLEDLGRAGDVTTEAIVTPFHYARTVLAARQRGIVAGLDLAMLAFRLISPDVEILVERPDGCSVVEGEVIASVVGPARAILTAERTALNFLCHLSGIATATASIVNAIRDHPVKITCTRKTTPGLRAVEKYAVRAGGGANHRFGLDDAILIKDNHIAIAGGIRAAIKRARASAGHLVKIEVEVDTLTQLEEALTLTPDAVLLDNMSVDDLRQAVAMVAGRAITEASGRITAATAPAIAATRVDLISIGWLTHSAPILDIGLDFRASLSPASKPA from the coding sequence ATGAACCTCAGCCCGCTTCCCGTTATCATGCTCGAACCGCTGGTGCGGGCAGCCCTCCTCGAAGATCTCGGCAGGGCCGGCGACGTAACCACGGAAGCCATTGTAACACCCTTCCACTATGCAAGGACCGTGCTGGCGGCGCGCCAGCGCGGGATTGTCGCGGGGCTCGATCTGGCCATGCTCGCCTTCCGCCTGATCAGTCCCGACGTTGAAATCTTGGTGGAGCGGCCAGACGGTTGCAGTGTCGTGGAAGGAGAGGTCATCGCATCGGTGGTTGGCCCGGCCCGGGCCATTCTCACCGCCGAACGCACCGCACTCAATTTCCTGTGCCATCTGAGCGGCATCGCCACGGCGACGGCATCGATCGTCAATGCCATCCGCGACCACCCTGTGAAGATCACCTGCACCCGCAAGACGACACCCGGCTTGCGGGCGGTCGAAAAATACGCCGTGCGCGCCGGTGGTGGCGCCAATCACCGCTTCGGCCTCGACGACGCGATCTTGATCAAGGACAACCACATCGCCATCGCCGGCGGGATCCGTGCGGCCATCAAGCGCGCGCGAGCAAGTGCCGGCCATCTCGTCAAAATCGAAGTCGAGGTCGACACGCTGACCCAGTTGGAAGAGGCCCTGACGCTTACTCCTGACGCTGTGCTGCTCGACAACATGTCAGTCGACGACTTGCGCCAGGCGGTGGCGATGGTTGCCGGTCGAGCCATCACCGAGGCGTCGGGCAGGATCACCGCCGCAACGGCGCCAGCCATCGCCGCCACCCGCGTCGATCTGATTTCCATTGGCTGGCTGACTCATAGCGCGCCGATCCTCGATATCGGACTTGATTTTCGAGCGTCGTTATCACCTGCGAGCAAACCCGCATGA
- a CDS encoding Mu transposase C-terminal domain-containing protein, translated as MGDDTNDDYGDRARWNEACRREEAIRKLVERYPKGLSGQAVADLAWELDLSRATLYRMIRLFRAGGTVSSLMDRKRGRRQGHRALNKDREALVRRTIEGFYLKPTRPSFAQLVRQVQIACAAAGLTPPNWRTIKSRVEEVDLRVRGRKRGESEVVKATTATPGALSASRPLELVQIDHTKVDVFVVDEDTRQPLGRPWLTLALDIFSRMVTGLYLTMEAPSRLSTSLCILHSVFDKTPWLQERGIHEAWPVAGLPGTIHVDNGADFRSHAFERACRDNGIQIDWRPPGTPHFGGHIERLIGTQMGAVHLLPGSTSSNIEERREYDAKRHATLTLRELERYIALEIVGQYHHAIHGALRRPPIAVWRQHESELVLRLPNDRMQFWISFLPEAERTLRPTGIHLFNIRYWSPAFAADIGRAKARLIVKYDPRDLSRVFVRRHSGSFVEARYADVTLAPITLWEAQAARRKLNAQGKREIDMHVLVRTALSQRELIEEAKHKTQGRLRLAKTNVDDDEVGSLRGVDSSKPVPSVEDLD; from the coding sequence ATGGGCGACGACACCAATGATGATTACGGAGACCGAGCGCGTTGGAACGAGGCGTGCCGGCGCGAAGAGGCAATCCGCAAGCTCGTGGAGCGCTATCCAAAAGGTCTGAGCGGGCAGGCTGTAGCGGATCTGGCGTGGGAACTGGACCTCAGCCGGGCCACCCTCTACAGGATGATCAGGCTGTTTCGAGCGGGTGGCACTGTAAGTTCACTGATGGACCGAAAGCGCGGTCGGCGCCAGGGACATCGCGCCCTCAACAAAGATCGAGAAGCCCTCGTGCGACGAACGATTGAAGGCTTTTATCTCAAGCCGACACGCCCGTCCTTCGCGCAGCTGGTTCGCCAGGTCCAAATCGCCTGCGCAGCGGCCGGCCTTACTCCACCAAACTGGCGCACTATCAAATCCCGGGTTGAAGAGGTCGATCTACGGGTGAGGGGGCGTAAGCGCGGCGAGAGCGAGGTCGTCAAAGCTACAACGGCCACGCCAGGTGCCCTTTCGGCGTCGCGGCCGCTTGAGCTTGTTCAAATCGATCATACCAAAGTTGACGTATTCGTTGTCGACGAAGACACGCGTCAGCCGCTCGGACGGCCCTGGCTGACACTAGCGTTGGACATCTTTTCTCGGATGGTGACGGGCCTCTATCTGACCATGGAGGCGCCCTCGCGATTATCGACAAGCCTATGCATACTGCACTCCGTGTTCGACAAGACCCCATGGTTGCAGGAGAGGGGTATCCATGAAGCGTGGCCAGTGGCCGGTTTGCCGGGAACGATACATGTCGACAACGGCGCGGATTTTCGTAGTCATGCATTCGAACGTGCTTGCCGGGACAACGGCATACAGATCGATTGGCGTCCGCCGGGGACGCCCCATTTCGGCGGCCACATCGAACGGTTGATTGGCACGCAGATGGGCGCGGTTCACCTGCTGCCAGGATCGACCTCGAGCAACATCGAGGAACGGCGCGAGTACGATGCCAAACGCCATGCGACACTGACGCTTCGAGAGCTTGAGCGCTACATCGCACTCGAGATCGTTGGGCAATACCATCATGCTATCCATGGCGCACTCCGTCGGCCACCGATTGCGGTCTGGCGGCAGCACGAGAGCGAGTTGGTGTTGCGCCTGCCGAACGATCGTATGCAATTCTGGATCTCCTTCCTGCCGGAGGCAGAGAGAACGTTGCGCCCGACCGGCATCCATCTTTTCAACATCCGCTACTGGTCTCCCGCCTTCGCCGCCGATATCGGACGGGCCAAGGCCCGCCTGATTGTGAAATACGACCCCCGCGATTTGTCGCGCGTTTTTGTTAGGCGTCACTCCGGCAGCTTTGTTGAGGCTCGCTATGCCGATGTGACACTCGCGCCCATTACGCTGTGGGAGGCGCAGGCTGCCCGGCGCAAACTCAACGCCCAGGGCAAACGCGAAATTGACATGCACGTCCTTGTCCGTACTGCGCTTTCGCAGCGCGAACTGATCGAGGAGGCGAAACACAAGACACAAGGGCGTCTGCGGCTTGCGAAAACGAATGTGGATGACGATGAAGTGGGATCGCTTCGAGGCGTCGATTCAAGCAAACCTGTTCCCTCCGTTGAAGATCTGGATTGA
- the bioD gene encoding dethiobiotin synthase produces the protein MTKRIVITGTDTGIGKTVFSAGLAGLLDGFYWKPVQSDLDAETDSEVVARLAGLPPGRVLPEAYRLQSPLSPHRPAEIDGISIETADLSFPVLPTPLVIEGAGGLMAPLNRQTTFIDIFREWQLPVILCARTALSTINHTVLSIEALKARSIPIMGVAFIGDEVADSQRTIAELGNVPQLGRLPHLDPLTPKTLRQAMIASFDLDLIAGRQ, from the coding sequence ATGACCAAGCGTATCGTCATCACCGGGACAGACACCGGAATTGGCAAGACCGTGTTTTCGGCAGGGCTCGCCGGCCTGCTCGACGGTTTCTACTGGAAGCCGGTGCAATCGGATCTCGACGCCGAGACCGACAGCGAGGTCGTTGCACGGCTTGCCGGCCTGCCGCCAGGCCGCGTGCTGCCGGAAGCCTACCGCTTGCAGAGCCCGCTTTCGCCGCACCGTCCGGCCGAAATCGACGGCATCTCGATCGAGACTGCCGATCTTTCATTTCCGGTCCTGCCGACACCGCTCGTCATCGAAGGCGCCGGCGGGCTCATGGCGCCGCTCAACCGACAGACAACGTTCATCGATATTTTCCGGGAATGGCAACTACCCGTCATCCTTTGCGCACGCACCGCGCTCAGCACCATCAATCACACTGTGCTATCGATCGAGGCGCTCAAGGCTCGCTCCATCCCAATCATGGGCGTTGCTTTCATCGGCGACGAGGTGGCCGACAGCCAAAGGACGATCGCTGAGTTGGGCAATGTGCCACAACTCGGCAGGCTGCCGCACCTCGATCCACTGACGCCCAAAACGCTGAGGCAAGCGATGATTGCCAGCTTCGACCTAGACCTGATTGCCGGACGCCAATGA
- a CDS encoding helix-turn-helix domain-containing protein has product MENKKALLKPKRSGLFQAKATLNSKSRPHPADQHVGRQIATVRLQSDVSQAQLARAIGVSFQQLQKYENARNRVSASMLYEIARSLDVPVSRFFEGLLGNEISGETSPLPIDERIEFIASAEGRRLIEGLMRLHPRVRSRVGSDLCIGRRIGFIRPEERQRHGRLSRLGSPSAINTRRGWPATGAAFAEAFGRPRSAFRAWLLAFGLHLPKSRVS; this is encoded by the coding sequence ATGGAGAATAAAAAGGCATTGTTGAAACCGAAACGCTCCGGCCTCTTCCAGGCGAAGGCGACGCTCAACAGCAAGAGCAGACCTCATCCCGCCGATCAGCATGTAGGCCGGCAGATCGCCACTGTTCGCCTCCAATCGGACGTTTCGCAAGCTCAGCTTGCCCGAGCGATAGGCGTCAGCTTTCAACAACTCCAGAAATATGAGAACGCAAGAAACCGCGTCAGTGCATCAATGCTTTACGAAATCGCGAGGTCGCTGGACGTTCCTGTCAGCCGCTTCTTCGAAGGCCTGCTGGGAAACGAGATCAGCGGTGAAACTTCGCCTCTGCCGATCGATGAACGCATAGAGTTTATTGCGAGCGCGGAAGGCCGGCGCCTGATTGAGGGGCTGATGCGCCTTCATCCTCGGGTGCGGTCGCGTGTCGGCTCTGATCTCTGCATTGGGCGAAGAATTGGCTTCATTCGACCTGAAGAAAGACAACGACACGGCCGGCTGAGTCGCCTAGGAAGCCCCAGCGCCATCAATACACGAAGGGGCTGGCCCGCAACGGGCGCAGCGTTCGCTGAAGCTTTCGGCCGACCGCGCAGTGCATTTCGGGCGTGGTTGCTTGCCTTTGGATTGCATCTGCCGAAATCCCGCGTATCCTGA